Genomic DNA from Ctenopharyngodon idella isolate HZGC_01 chromosome 1, HZGC01, whole genome shotgun sequence:
gctacCCCTCATCCATCAGGACAATCCAATGTTTAATGCGgttcaaagtatttattggctaatataaatattttcgaGACTaacaatatactgtattataGTAGATGAAAGGacgaaactatcatattaaatattaaacatgaggtctatgtcaataaattttgtgcatGTGTAACTGGTCTCTTTTTCCTCCTTGCGTTGTGTTCCAATAAAGCTCGTTCTTCAAATAATGGTGCCCCAATCAATTTATTTACTGAGAAAACAGAAGTAACAGAGTGAGTTCATATAGGCCCATTCCAGCATATACGACGACTCGTGCTGGCGCGCTGgccttacacacacaaactggtAAGTGCAATCGAGTtgaacaaattcaaaatatacaaCCCATGGTTCAAAATAATGTATTCTTACAAAATCAAAACATGTACCTGAGAAAACAGAAGTAACAGAGTGAGTTCATATAGGCCCATTCCAGCGTATACGACGACTCGTACTGGCGctacaataaaacacatttttcacactCTTCAGCATCCAATACTTTTctcaatattaaatatataaatatatattaacaatatttaatatatatatacaagtgGAGACACACAATGTATATGTACAACTCTGTTACACATGTATTATTGTAATGATGCAATTACATTgtatcattacaataataaccCCGCCCCcgccccccccacacacacacacacacacacacacacacacacacacacacacacccacacacattcCTGTCCAACTCACTTTTTAAAACACAGTTACGCCACAACGCTGTTTATAGGTAATAAGAAACGTCGCATTTCTGCTGGAAAAGTGACTTCAGATGTTTAAGATTATCGTTAACAAAGACAGAAGGTTCAACGTTAGGGTCGCAAACGTTTAGATGAAGTATCTTAGTATTTCAGCGTGTTCTTCTGATGAAGGTTTAAAAGGCTCGTATTCTTTAACAATTATCAAAATGCGGCGCTTATTTGCTGATCTGAATCATTTACAGTTACTCACATGATGTAAATCCGGTCTTCAACTGAAGGAGtttcagcagtgactgaatcGCCGGAGTGTCCGAGTTTATAAGAGCAGACACACcctcatgaacacacacacacacacacacacacactgacagaaCATGCGATGATGTAATATAGGCTACaggcttatatatttaaatttttagtaaATGGACTTGAACTTCTATATAGTAGTGGTCTGGGTTCAAACATTCTGACTAGCAAAGTGAAGCATTCGCGTGACTGGAAACAATGTGAGGCTTATTTTGCTTAATAAGCACATTTCGGGACAAAGCCGCTCAGAgataacgtaaaaaaaaaaaaaaaaaaaaaaaaaaaattcacgaAGCATCTATCTACACAAGCACAGAGTGCAGTTACGTTCATCAGATTTTCTAAGTGGGGAACAGGAAAGAGACAGTCGATCAATCGAAAGCATGATTGATTTAATCGGTTTTTGCGgacagcaacaaaaaaaaggGGGGGCGGGGGTCTGTGCGTACCCTGAGATAAAATCCTGCAGGCGCCCCTGCACACATATAATAAAcatatctcacacacacacacacactcttctaTGAGTAAACATCTGAACCAAACACTAACCATCTTTATCTGTCACATAAAATAATGAGTTAAAAATCAGTTTACAAACTGCTTCTTGCTTTATGACTTGATTTACACACCCTGGGCAGTAACAGACcatttcctaataatttactgCCTTTCTGTGGAAATGATGACACACAGATcgttccaaacacacacacacacacacacacaaacacacattctgCAGAAGAGGCCCTTAAGAGAgcagctgggaaaaaaaaaaaaaaaatacgagGTTGTTCGCATTTCGTGGAAAGCATTATTAcatacagaaaggccttaaaatctgctagatctgcttatttttcaactcTTAtaagtggctaaattaacaagaaataaagcttcatcttctgatgtttccaaacagcacagcagtaatgactttatgaacttctttacttgcaagattgacaatattagagagaaaattataaccatgcaaccgtctactacagtatcgcgtcagatagtgcattgtagtgtccctgaggaaaaaatcaattcattcattgctataggagaggaagactgctctcattagagttacaaattatttgctcttatcatcagatcgtggctGTATCTCTTACATTAGCATGGTTCAAATCAAACTTATCTGACTGTTATCAGTTTCTAGTAGTAAACgaatcgatcacaagttcaatatggagtactgcaaggctcagtactaggaccgttgctgttcactctgtacatgctacccttgggagatatcattaggaagcatggcgttagttttcactgttacgctgatgatactcagctctatatttctttgaggcctgacgaaacttaccaattcacaaaattaatggaatggcgtagtttaaaaaaaaaatgggatgACTAGAAATTTCCTACTACTTAATTCTGACAAAACAGATGTTtcaattattggaccaaaaacttcttcatgtaataacctagaatattgtctaacacttcatggctgctctgttaagtcttcgtcatcagttagaaacctgggtgtgctctttgataccagtctttcatttgaaagccatatttctagcatctgtaaaaccacattcttccatcttaaaaaatatatctaaactatgacatatgctctcagtaagcaataaggtactcgaggctgcgctgtatcgtgaataagttaGGCACGACATAAAGCGgagtgacttattcacaatacagcactagcctcgagtaccttattgcttttataaaatggttaccacacaatacaaatattaaagccaaaaatatgtatcaatgcaactttcatgaattaAACTTTCACCAAAGGCCTTCCTTCTGTccgaaaaaaatagtccctgaccgtgaacagtaacagaagttacattattacgccattagatggtggcaaagactgtctttatgagtgtgtcagtcgaAAATCGAAATTGAACCGAAACCACGATTTGGCTTAAGTGCGATTATGATATCGCAAAGGCTGcaaattttagatttttaattatataaatatgtagaCAGCATGTTAGTGAAGAGTGGCTTTGTGATCAGTAGAATCGGTCTATCTGAAAGCACTGTGAGTCATTTCTAACGTGCagttgaaaaagcaacacgtcaagtcatcttcattatatagcgcttttcacaatacagattgtttcaaggcagcttcacagtgataatagggaaattaatggacagagattgttttggctttacagcagctctaggaaaaagttattGCGAGCTAAAATAAGTTTTTACTTGAATCACTTCCATtgaaaaaatcattaattattaacttgGGGCCGCTtaatgacacctttcctactgaaaacagaatattttaatagatttaaaaaaaaaatcatccaatTACGTCTCCATATGAACTGCATACAATAGTGATGCATGGACCGCGGGTCGGGCGGGtcaaggaaaaaaacattaatatatggAATTGTCATTTCACAGTAAAACGCAATGAACGTGAACTGTACGCTGTCAGTCAGTAACTTTTGTCTGTGTGTAATGTACTTTCAGAGCTGTGCACTTTCATTAACTTGTGtaatttaaagtccccctttagtgaaaatcaagtttttaatgctgTTTATATGTTTGTCTGGTGTTTTAACacgctttaagacaaaccatgtgcaaattcataagctaacaccattgctgagcatttctctttaaaacggcagtaaaccaaagacagtctcagaCCCGCCATTTGAAattgctggtgtttctgacgtcacaaacgaccttgtaaccaatcacgtcaacgtgccggcgggctttagcatatcattaactgactgTGCAAAGGACTCTCAAAAGGTTATCCGggtttatttttctgttgatatgaaaaatcgggtagatttagcaatatggcgggtgtatcaTATTAAGATGTTATGATGAAccatatgcctttctccactgacgttctgagttgttcaaagcgtttgtaaggataatgattgttagaagacagctgactcgtgaatgtgaacatggtttgtgtaacattagcaacacattattagctgtttgataacatagtcaagcgaaacgctaatcatattaattacagttatgtgtccgacgttgtaaaaaagcgataccattgtgcagcgtttacctcagtaagttgaccgagtggatcttgtctgagctcgtgcgagtgaatggaggcggggctaattaccatattcatagatccgtgtatattaaatgaggcaagggtgtagagttacattcaagctattttaaggcattaatatttttttttcacaggaaaaaacgtttaaatatgtaattttgattatcaaagatgagttgtaagggataaaattattgactacagggggacttcataaaacattcatatttatagCTCCTGACTTAAAACAAGCTGTTACTATGATGAATGATTACCTCAAAATGTAAATTTGTATGTGCAATGTACtttgaataaatacatacacatcTCTCACTTTTGTGCACGTGCCAACAACTTTGCTTTgaataatgttaatttcaaagcagctttcaGTGTAATATGTTACCATATCATTGCTCTAAACACTGAGAATTTGAATAATTGTAATGTGACGATCAGGTGCGGATATCTACATCAGAGATAATCATAGGAGCGGGTGGATGATTTGTTTTCACAGCGGATTCGGGTGACGTTAGAGCTGATCTGCGCATCTCTGGCATTCAAcaacaaactaaaacaaaacattacaacAAAACGTGTGGAACCAAATTTTCTGAAATCACGCCCTATGTAAATTTGGATTGTGGCTCTAAGGGGAAATGcacaataaattatgcagtggCAATAATACATATAgcctagaattttttttttcccccagaacgATCTTGGGACCCGGTAGCAACTCTTCCACGGACCGGTACTGGGTCACGACCCGGTGGTTGGGGATTTCCTGGAACAACATGCGTTATATCACTTCTCTGAGGCATACTTCTCTGGAATTTCTGCTAAAGGGCGCCCTCTAGCATCCAGTATGAAATAGACGTGTTTAATGCTCACTCCATCCTATTCTGGGTAAAAACAGGGGGGGGGAAAATCCTTCTCTCTAAAGAAATTTGTgggaaaaattatgtttttttcccccccagtgAGAGTTTATATTTTCACAGTGTATGCATAAAAAGcacatatttcatattaaatagGATAGATTATTCCCTCCATGATTCACATTTAAATGCTCCCAAGACTTCATATTTATATTAGATACTGTATATGTGATTATGAACAAACTAAGACTTTATGAACATCTGTACAGATATGATCTATATCTATGTTAAAGATACGAGTCTGTAATGAATCCCACAACAACCACATTTTgcctatatttattttactttaaaagtgCATCAACATAATCAAAATCAAACAATAACCATATGAAATTGATGTAAAAGAAATCTACATTTTAAAGACTACAATggaaataacaacaaaaaaattaaaaacatgaagCACATCTGTCTGATTTTCCACGGTTTCTTCTGGTTTAAAGCCCTTGTAATTTGCTGTAAAGGGAACAATGAGAAATACGAGGGTTTACTTTCAAAGCACAGTgtctttaaatgtgtaaatctTATCAATAATCATACCTGTCCTCCACTGTTCTGTTGGACGGATAATAAACTTTAAAGGAGAATCCACTTTTTGGAAAAGAACCCTGAAAGAGTAAGACAGCAACAGGTTTCACATCTAACCCACTGAATCGATGATCAGTCAGCATCAGTCCAGCCATAATAAAcatatctcacacacacacacacacacacacacacagaatgccttatatttcatataatgtCAGCGGTGGCTTGAGTACTGGGTTGATGCACAGGCAGTCTGTGTTGGATACGTTGAAGGTGTCGTATTTGTCAGCGAAGACAATGACATCAGGCACAGGATAAACGTAATCATACGCCCAGTACACTGGACACACGTAGAGCGGGAGCAGCATCAGGTGTCCTTGTGACAGGATGGTTTTCACAAACTGTTGAACAAATGCAAAATTAACCAAACAGGTGCAACTTTCTGCATGTCGGCAAGCAATTTAGAGTACAATCTTTATAAAAAGCTtaataacttaaagggttagtttgaATAAAACTTGAAtgatccaaaaatgaaaattctgtcattccaaacccataagactttcattaatcttcagaacaaatataataaagatatttttgatgaaatctgagactctgatgtttcaaaaagttcataatgagaaactaatccatatgaatcgagtggtttagtccaaattttctgaagagactccaTTGCTtcaacagatttaatttaggcatcGCATGGATACACATATAAAGCTCTGGCTCACATGGGAAGGGATATCCAGGTTGCTGCTGGGGAGTCGAACACAGTTTCAGCACATCTTGTTGACGAGGTCTTCTCGAACCACCACCATCTCTTGACTGCAGTACTGCATCCTGATACATAATTATTGAATAATATGAATGAAGAGTACTAGTGATTAATGCACACATCAGTCATGATTCAGAGAGCCGTCATATACCTGCAGGGGTTGGTGGTGAAGACGGAGAACGGCACGCGCTGTCTGAACTCCTCTGTGATGTGCTCAGCCAACGAAGGTCTGTCAGCAGAAAGAGATTTTACACTTTGACTGCTTATTCATTCGTTCAAGTAAGGTGATTGattcaaacacaaatgaagaaggTTCAGCATGTGATGATGATGGAAACACTGGTCCAAACATTATACCTTGGTAAGACATTGCCGGGCCCGGGGTCTTCTGGTCCGGGAACAAACACAAAACGActgctgcaaaaacacattcagagggAGTCAGTGAAGTCCATTACGCAGTCGGACTCGTGTTTCACACTGTGTGTCAAGCAGGAGCTTCAGTACATCATCAAGCTTTCATGTGTCACAGTTTcaggtttaattaaaatgtcataCCTGTTGTGAATGCTGGGAAATTCACAAATCAGATCAGCAAGTGCTTTAAAAGAATCTGAAAACAACATTGTTACACTGTGAACAATTTGTTTTCCTTTAAAACGTGATTGTGTAACAGCAAAAGCTCTGAAGAGATGGCGAACCTTTGAGAGTTCGGATCTGGTTCCTGCCGTAAGGAGCGGAGGAGAAATTcccacaaaatatgaagcaggtGGGCGGCATGGCAGAGTAGCCTGCAACGATTTATCTCAGTCAgtcgcacacatacacattcatgAAGGGATTTTACAGCAGTGAATTTAGACACTGTGATTATACTAATAATGATGCTGTCATAAAACATTTCACAGTATCATTTGGAGGGTGATCCGAGAGAATCCGAACCTGAGAACATGGTGTGGATCTTCTCCAGGACCTCCACACTGTCCAGCCACACGTCCGAAACCATCACAAACATGGCGTCTTCATTCTCCTCCACCAGCTGCTTGAGTTTGGCTGACGCTTTGACCGCAGTGGTGGACGGCCCACCAAAGAAGTTTATATTGCCATAATACGCCCTGTATGTAGACAAGAAAACACCATGAGGATACAGAGCGATGTCAGCTGCACAGTCCATGTCACAGTGAACAACAACTAAAGCACACCTGGTGAACGAAGAGGGCTCTGTGGGTACCATCCTGTGAACGCAGACAGAGCATGTGATTATAGAGATCCAGATCAGGGTCAGGAGTTTCAGACGGCAGAGGGAAAGAGACGCACCCTCAGCCAGAACGAAGCAGGACTCGGTGTAAAGGCCGCTGTGAAACTGGTATGATGAGCGTTAAGGAACAAACTCAAGACATTCTCTGAGACAGCAGCACATCTGCTTCATGATAAGCACAGGAAGGATATATAGATTCAGCTGTACTGTGCCACTGAGGTCCTCCAGGTAGAACTTGCCCTGAAAGTACAAGAGAATAtatcaacataaaaaaaacctgGAAGCAGGAAGcaagtgttttgtgttttctctcGCTCAAAGATCAGTCGCTCTATCAGCTCATCAACAGGCTAATGTTTCAGTCAAGGGCGCAGGAATCTATACTGATGTGTCTTTAGCAACACTTTCAATCAAACAATACTCATATACTACCACTGTTGTTGTCATTTTGGCTACATTTAAATGGGTCACACCAGTGACATCACCTGAAAAGTTAAACCAAAAAGGCTAGAAGGTGCCGTTCATTCAAAGACGTGTGtttcagggctccagactaacatttgagagcagCGGCGCTGGTGCTAGGAAGTTCTTCAGAAGGTGGTgctgggattttttttaatcataaaggtaatttaatcatattactattgttctgcattaataagtgcagttactaataatattacatgtttattcATTGGAAATTTGACAGTAAAGCGCTGATCTTGAATTGAGATGCagataaaattaacttttaacagtaatgttcaaaaacatttttatagggaaaaatgtaaatattctactcTTATTAAATTACTGACACCTTCAGTTATTATAAAAGGAGCGCTCTTTACTTGCTTTGTGAGTAATTCAGTCACAATTTGAAGaagttcttgttttttatgaGACTTTTCCTACTTTGCCATATATTAGGGAGTCATTAGTGCTCCTCTGCCGCCATCTAGTggtaatttcatgtctttttaaaaaaaaaaaaaaaaaaaagttttgtttgccTAGAAGTGTTAGTTTTCCATAATCTCTAAACTTAGATTAcaaatcatcacattaaaaataacattacaataggATAATATTTAGAGCTTTTAAGTGCTGAAAAAAGTGTGAAGCActttaaaaagtccttgaaaagtgcttgaatttcacTCCCAAAATTTTATATGAACCCTAAAATTAAGCATTCGAAAAGCATTCGAGTATTTCTGTCACAATACCATAGTTTCAGTAAGTGTTACTACATTACATCCGTGGTGATTTGTGGACTAGAGAGCCTTAACTTGTTCGTGGCACAGTGTTTCTGCCGTTTGATATGATATCTGTACAGAgctcttaaaataaaataaaataattttttttttaaaaataagtacagACTTTTGCATGTACTTCAAGAAAGAAACTTTTTCGTGCCCTTGAGAAACTATACACATGGAACAGGAATTTTTTTGCGTGCTTACGTTTTACATTTTCTAGTTTTATACTATAACATATTTCCTTTGTGAGTCACTGCCATCTTACTGTGAAGAAACCAAGAGCATGGATGCACATTAATTAATAGAGCTCGATTTGCTCAACAATTGGCTTTCCTTAGTAGTACCTCTAATATCAAGGACTCTGTGGCGGCGGAAAAACCGTGACACGAAATGGGCTGATGGCACAATACAGCTGTGTGCATTATCTTATTTGCCAAGTTCAAGGGTCTATAAAAAAGATGGGTACTGtaaaaaagtgttcaaaattTGGCATTCGTTAGGGTAGTACGTCATAATTCAAGGCCTTATGTCTGCTTTAATGCATACTCTGTGGCGGCCAAGAAGCCACACCACGAAATGGACTGATGGCGCATTAGGTGGCTCAGTGTGCATTGTCCtgtgcaaaaaaatatatatatatttattttttgccaaGGTCCTTTTAGAGGCTTTGTAATACAGTGCGAGAAATATTGTGAGAAGAAACCCAAAAtgcaaaagtgcactttaaattcATTCAGTCATGTTTGACAATCACTAAAGAATCACTAAATAGCTGCCATGAAAAAACACTTCTTGTATgataaatttattttcattaaattcttaattttcaattatagaaaaataaatagggGCAATAGTCtggaaatacaaatattttttccattctccatttctttttttatacatttccaGACCTGGGCCCGTATGTATAAAGCTGCTCAGAGTAAACTTTTAGTCTTGTGTCAAAATTCTAAGAATGACgtaattttactcttattctTAGACTTAAGAATAAGTGTGATTCATAAAGGTTCCTAAGTGTCAAGACTAGGTCTTAGCTCCTAAATTATTTAAGAGAGCTGTAGAGGTCTCTTAACCTAGTTAAgagtaacaagatggcagcaaagaagaGGAGACACGCGCTCTCCAATGAAGATATGATGTATTGGAGTTGTGATGTAAACTTGATTGTCaattctttttgtaactgacctaataagaaatgtaataactttaaataaatgtaataaatttaataaatattacttaaacaatgattaatatgtttaatgcattttaatacatttaaaggtgctgtatgcgatttctcaaattcgttgttgaacactgttgatatttgaaatcaacccaaacaaacacacccctctcttcattgcgccgcctccaaaactcacactccaatagTAATCACCCTGCTCCGAGCCAGCCTCAAACCCTGGCCCAAACGCTGCTGGTGTGCGAGGcaagtgcactaacaatgacgctaaacacctcatGCTGTAGTGGAcatcagtgtgcagtagtttaactgcTCAACTCTCACTATTTGGCTGCTGTTACACACACAAtacgagagtggatgtctgtttatcacagctgacacgCAACAACATGCTACACGAaagcagatgatgaacgaacgacaaggaagcacaaaaaattaatgtacagtacacaagagtacatacaaacaagagtttgttgttaatcgccaacagaacagcagctccagacaatcaaaacccaatGTTACTTACATGAgaaggaatcaaagcagcctcctcATCTGTTTTCTGGCCTTcctgcttagctctctccagcgctggaaagcttgcccagtcataaaccttcattgcagtgatattcttttgagctctttagtATTGTGTAAACTTACCACACCAAACATAGTGgccaaaattgatgtgcaaagtttttttttttttttttttttaaatgaccctacaattttgcttaaaccatcaaaatatgaaaatatttttagttttatgtttatattatttaaattgttttaaaatatgacattgactacaacataatcagtttttaatatttcattggttctctcttgtttttgcatgttacGGTTAGGGTTCATAATTATTTTGCacgacagcctggccaaaaataatttgaaataattttaaaatttcatttcattatcacacatgaaacaattgactccaagcacagctACACGATATGCTTAcatcttttaacacatttttaaaaatatttgaattaaggtTGAAGATGTCGATTTTCATATGGCTGGACATCACATTTGGCCACTACTCTATGGCAGTTCATTGACTTTTCAACTGACCATCAAACCATGCGGCAAAAGCAAGCCACTTTTATGTTGACTGTGGGCTTCCCTGGAGTTGTTGGAGCCGTTGATGGAACTCATGTTCACATCATTACTCtaactgtaaatgtaaaaatagaaaaagattCCCCACCATCAATACTAATTTgtgataattaaaatattaaaacgtttcagtgtctttttcaatgatttttttatttttttataataataacattaaatgatTGGTGTCATGCTGCTGTGACTTCACCCTT
This window encodes:
- the LOC127513493 gene encoding LOW QUALITY PROTEIN: DNA polymerase epsilon subunit 2-like (The sequence of the model RefSeq protein was modified relative to this genomic sequence to represent the inferred CDS: substituted 1 base at 1 genomic stop codon), whose protein sequence is MVPTEPSSFTRAYYGNINFFGGPSTTAVKASAKLKQLVEENEDAMFVMVSDVWLDSVEVLEKIHTMFSGYSAMPPTCFIFCGNFSSAPYGRNQIRTLKDSFKALADLICEFPSIHNSSRFVFVPGPEDPGPGNVLPRPSLAEHITEEFRQRVPFSVFTTNPCRMQYCSQEMVVVREDLVNKMCXNCVRLPSSNLDIPSHFVKTILSQGHLMLLPLYVCPVYWAYDYVYPVPDVIVFADKYDTFNVSNTDCLCINPGSFPKSGFSFKVYYPSNRTVEDSKLQGL